The DNA segment TGATGAGTGCCATCCGCTTTCGCCCGACGAGAATAATCAGTAACGGCGAGATGACGAGGATGGCGAACCAGACGAGACCACCGATCCCGAGCAGCGTCGGGAACTGTCGAACGACGGGAGCCAGGAAAAACGTCATATCGTCGAGGCCGAGGACCAGCGGGGCCGCCTCGCCGGTGCCCCAGACGTCGGACTGGAGTTTGTGATAGCCATTGAAGAAGTACATATAGACCATCTGAAACAGGATAGCCCCCGAAGCAATGCTCGCGATAGCTGCCCGCGGCCGGCGTTCGCGATGAACGGCATCTATCGACCAACGCTCACCGAGTGGCAAGAAGATCGCCCAGAACAGGAGCAGTCGAAACAGAACGTCGGCGTAACTGGTGATGAAGGGATTGTGATAATCGAGTGAGATCACGAACAGGAACGAAAGGATCATCGCGATACGGGTCCGGTAGCCGACGATCAACTGGATCGCGATCAGTACCTGCACTACCATAAGGCCCGCAATAACGGTCGGGTCCGTTGAAATGTGGTAGAACGAGAACGCGGTATCCGAGGTAACGGCCATCGCGTGCGAGCGAGGAACGACGCCCTCGTCGGTGTAAAAATACCAGAAGTTTCGCGAGCGAGCGAGCACGTCGGCGACGATCAGTACGCCGACGAAGACACGAAACACTGCCAGGGTCCGGGTATCGATCCCTATCGAGCGCTCGAGGTTGCCCCGTGCTCGAGCCCCGAGTGCCGAGAGCGTCGAGCGAACGTCACGCTGCATCTGCTTGCAGAGTGTAAACCGGCTGGTATATCTCTTGTGGTCCTAGCCAGCACGGACTCGAGAGAGAACCCACCCCCTGCGTCGACACTCGAGGGGAAACTGAGGGATATACTTAAGTATCCATCGGACAACGGGTCTGCTAGCAATGGCCATAGACCCGCAGTTCAACGAGAATCGAGAGAAAGTCGGAGAGGAAAACGGTGTTGCCGTCTGGGGACCGATCGACGAACCCGAGCAACTGGGCATCCGTGGCACGCACGTTGCCGTCGACTACGACATCTGCATCGCCGACGGTGCCTGTCTCGAGGACTGCCCAGTCGACGTCTTTAGCTGGGTCGACACGCCCGGCCACCCCGAAAGCGAGCGCAAAGCCGAACCGACGAAAGAGGCCCAGTGTATCGACTGCATGCTGTGTGTCGACGTCTGTCCCGTCGATGCAATCGACGTAGACGCAGGTCGAACAGCCTGAAAAAGACCCTTATTCCGCACGGTCGACGTTGACCTGCTCTTTGAGCGTCTCGAGGCCATCCGCCTCGGCGAGTTCCTGCAACCGCTCGCGGAAGTGCTCCTCACAGAGCCCGACCCTGAGACCGTCAGATTCGGCGGCAAACGCCGCCTCCTGGTCGCAGTAGTGACAGTTCATGTTCGTCCCTACGTAGTCAGTTGCATTGAACCCTGCGTTCTCGACACTCGAGGTACCCAAAATCGAAACTCGTTGTCCGTTCACTCGAGGTTTCCCGATTACGGCGATGGCAACTCGAGTGCGTCATAGGCGTTTCGAGAGAGACCAGCGAGACCGAGACGGTCGTCGTGGGCGTCGCTGCCGCCGGTGACCAGCAGGTCGTGACGCTCGATGGCGCGGTCGACGGGCGTCAGGTCGACGGGGCCGCCGTAGGCGTACTCGCGTTCGACAGCGTCCAGTTTTTCCGTCAACTCGAGGGCGTGTTCCGGATCGGGATACCGGAGCGGGTGGGCGAGCGAGACGACCGAACAGGCCTCCGAGAGGATTTCGCGACCTGCGTCGAACGGACACACGTCTCTGGGGACGAAACACGGGCCGTCGTTGCCGATGAGGTGATCGAACGCTCCCTCGTAGTCGTACTCGGTGTCGGGATGGGCATCGATGGCGCGCGCGACGTGTGGTCGCCCGAATCCGGTTTCGACGTCGAGATTCAGGTCGATCTCGAGGCGGGATTCGACGTTTTCGACGATGGCTCGCCCGCGCTCGATTCGGTTTCGCTGAATGCGTTCGACTTCCGCCGTGAGTGCGTCCGTCGCCTGGACGCCGTAGCCGAGCAGGTCGATTCGCTGACCGGTCTCGGTTTCCACCCGAAGTTCGATACCGTGGACGATGGTCACTCCCTCGCGTTCGATCAATGGACCATCGAAGGGCTGGATTCGGTCGTGGTCGGTGATCGCGACGACCGAAACGTCGGCACGGCGGGCCACGGCGGGCACGTCCGAAAGCGCGAGCGAGCCATCCGAGCGCGTCGTGTGGACGTGCAAATCTGCGTACGGCATACTCGAGGGTGTTTGTGGGCTCCTAAAGCGATTGTGACCGAGAACGAGGAGTGTTGTACAATGGCATATAAGGACTCGAAGGTATTGGGACGCCTCGTAGGTTGTTTATGGACAATGTTTATAATTATCGTTCAGGTTGGTTTGGGTGTGATGTTGCGTAACCGAACCGGCGAGCGGATCGATGCCCACCAGTACCCTGCGACGACGGCGGAACTGATCGAGGCCTACGGCGAAGAGCGTCTCGAACTGCCAAACGGCTCCGAACGTATCGCAGACGTACTCGGCCGTCTCGAGAGCGAGACGTTCGAATCCGCGGACGACGCCCGAATGGCCGTCTACTCTGCGGTGAGTAACAAGGCGGTCGGCCGCGTCGGCTACTCCGATCGCGATCCGACACCGCTCGGGAGCCCGTATGCACCCGAGCCGATGTCGTTCTAAATTGACATCCTCCCGCGCCTGAAGACGCGGGAATCCCGACCGTGGTTGGGATATTACAGAAAGTCAAGGAGAAAGTCCACGACTTGAGTCGTGGGTGGATGTCAAAGTTCGATCGCTTTGTTCGCGTCGTCGATCTCGTCCCAGGACACCTGTCCCTCCTCGAGGATTCGGTCCGGCTCGAGAGCAGGGTCGTTCAGCACGGTCACCGCCGCACCGACCGGTGGCCGGGGTTCCGGTGGGCCATTTTCGGCCTCCCCTGATTCGTCTTCGTCAGCCCCGTTTTCATCGTTTCCATTCTCGTGGTTGCCGTCCCCGTTATTCCCGTTCTCATCGTTGCCGCCCCCGTTATTCCCGTTCTCGTCGTTGCTGTTCCCGTGTCCGTTCGCCATTTCGGGAATCGGCTCGGCACCCGGCCCGCTCGCCTCTCCGACGACGAGTCTGGCAACGTGTCCAAACAGTTCGTGGGGGCCACAGTGTACGTCGTACACGCCCGGTTCCTCGAACGTGTACAGCCAGGACGCGCCGACCGGCAGGACCGGCGAGGAAAACGGCGGGACACCGTCGGGAACCCGTTGTTGGATGCCGAGTGCCGGGTGAAACGCCGTCACGCTGTGGTGTGGCGTGACGAGTTGAAACTGCACTGTCTCCCCGGGCTCGAGGGCGAGTCCCGTCGGTTCGAAGTAAAACTCCGGAATCTCGCGGTCGTCACGAGGTGCGATGTATGCGTCGACCGTATGATCGGGTTCGACCGGGAATTCGACGTCTCCGGTCAACGCCGAAAATCCGAATACTGGATGGACGTCGTCACCCGACCGATCGACCCACGAGTCGTTTTCCGATTCGTCGGTGCCGTCTGTTTCGTCACGCTCCTCGTCGTCACCCGCCAGTACCGAGCCGGTGCCGAGCGTGGCAAGCACCGCGCCTGCGCCTATAGCCTGTACGACCGACCGTCGATCGAATCGAACTGTCCCGCTGGTTGCGCCGCTCTCGTTGGTGTGCATGTCTCCGCCAGTCCCGGCGACGGAACAGAGCATAAAGCTATCATACAACAAACATCTGGACAGTCACGACTGTCATCGCAGTTGTCACCAGCGGACACCCAAATCCTCGCGCCGTCCCCCATAGACACCGCTCGAGTCTCCACCGACTCCGTCAGGCATCGAGAAAACGACCGAACCCGCCGACTGTTCCGGGTTCGCCCTCCATGCAAAGTGGGTGAACCATGTGCGCGGGAACACGCTCGTGAAAACGAACTAGTGGTTCGTCAAGCCTGAACGTGTGGCCCGAACCGATAGCGGTTGTCAGGTTCGGCCCACACGTCGACGCTTGACGGAGTACTAGTGGCTTCCCAAACCGGCACCTGTGGGTGAAGTCATGCGGTGCAGTTCGGTTTCACCAACAGGTGCCGGTTTGGGAGGGTACTACCCGACGAACGAAATAACGTCCTCGAGCGCCAGCGGCACCGATCCCTTTCGGTACCCCTCGACGTGCCCGTTCGGCCGCGTCCGATAGACCACAGCAGGGCGATGTCTGACGTCGGGCTGTTCGCCTCGAACCATCGCCCACGCGTCGTCGGGGAAACTCGAGCAGTCGACGAAGAGCGTCGCACCACCGCCGTGGTTGGCGAGTTGCCCGCTCGTTTTGGTCTCGGCCGTGTCTCTGACGGCCGCAACCGGGCCAGCAGCCGCACGGTTTGCCGGCGGCTGCGGGCGGGTAACTTCGACGAGGACGTTCGTATTCGCGGTCGGATCGACGGCTCGGTAGTCGAGGGAGTGTCCCGTCGCTACCTCGATTTCTGGCGTGATTTCGTAGTCGGCGTCGACCAGGATTTTGGCCGCGATGAACTCCGCCATCGCTGCACTCATCCGAACGCGATCGACGTGGGAACTCGTCCCGAGCTTGCCCGCCATCACGTGTCGGTAGTCGTCCAGCGCACCGGTCTGAAGGATGTTCTCGATGAACCGGGTCGTCTCCCGACGGCTCGCATCGGGGAATCCAGCTGCGTGTTCGCGGAAGAACGCACGGGTGGACTCGCGGCCATCTTTGGACATGAAAACCGGGAGGAAAAACCACGAGATGTACGGATAGTCCGCGAGCCACGGGTCGCGCTCGTGCAGCGTCGCAAGCAGTTCGCGCTGGGCCCAGCGCGAGACCTGGTAGGGAACCGTTTCCCAGTCGACCTTGTCGGTTCGCCACAGCGAGGACGGCGTTTCGGTGTTGCCCATCCAGTAGGCTTCGTTGCCCGAGCGGGCGAACAGCGCGAGGTCACCGTTTGCCATTTCGAAGCGGTGCGTGTCCCACGAACCGCCGATGGCGTACCATGGACCGGCGTCTCGAGCGCCGAGGTTACTATCGAGCGGTTTGAAAATCTCCTGTCTGACCCGTTGCTCGCTCCAGGACTGGGGCGAGTATCGAAAGCGAAGCGGCCGTGCCACGAGTACCAGTACGCCCCGAGCAGTGATACGTGTTCCTTTCTTTCGGACCGTAGAATGTGAACGACCGTTACATTCATAAGCGACAACTGCCTACGATGTGTGTACTTACCATGTCAATGGGTGCCTATGACGAAGACGAACACGAGCGCCGCGAACGACAGGCCTCCAAAGTCGACGCTGACTTCGACGACGAGCGAACGATCCACCACGGAAAGATAGAGTACGACTCGGGCGATTCGACCGACGCACTGCTCGATACGTTCCGTGAGATCAAATCCAACTAGCGTATCGACGGTTTTCGGTAGCCAGTAACGGACCGAGAGCGTCGCGTGCATTTTGCGTGCGAGCAAACCGCACCCTTACCAGCCGAAGGTTTCCGGTGCACCGCGTGCATTCTCGAGGGCGGCTGCCAGCGCCGGGTCAGGTGGCTCGTCCGCCGCGACCCGACCCCACTCGTCGATTGCCTTTCCGGCCCAGGAGTCAGCCGCCAGCACCGACTCGTAGGCGCGTTCGCGGTGTGGCTCTGAGAGCGCGACCGTGCCGGGAGCCGACCCCGCCGCGACGGCGACGAACGTCGCCCGATCCTCGACCGTCGGTTCGCCCGCAGCGAGGCGTTCGATACGTCCCTCGAGTTCGTCGGGCCCCGGGTGAACGAACAGTTTCTGCCCAATAGCTTGCGGGCCCAGTAAGAGGCCATCGACGGCACCCTCGTCGACCTCGACCGTCTGGAACGGTGTATCAACCCCCGATTTGGGCTCGCTCGAGGGCGTTTCGTCGCTCGAGTCATCGTCATCCCGAAGCAGACGTGTCCCCCCAAACGCCGACTCGACGCGCTCACACTCGGTTTCGTGCTCGAGGGCGACGTTGTGAGCAGGGTACTCCGCACATTCTTCGGGATAGTGGTCTTTACCGTGGATGCGACACTGCAGCGTCGTCGGATCGAGGAAGACACAACTCGGGAGCCACGCTGGCTCTGCGCGATCGAACGGGGCTACCGGCTTCGGCGGTTTGGCGAGGCCGACGAAAAACACCGGCCGGCCGCCGATAGCAGCGAGTTCGTAGCCGTCGATACTCACCGAATCGTCACTCGAGTCGGCCGCCCAGAGTCGCGGCACGAGCACGTCGCCGTACCCGGCCTCGAGCATCTCGCGGACGTCGTCGCGACTGAGCGGGACGAGATTGTACACGTCATCGAGCGCCGCGCGTCGTCTGGGCTCCCGTTTGTGCGTCGTCTCGTCGTGTGCGTCGCCGGTGTCGGATTGAGAAGTGCCCTCGAGCAACGGTCGCCAGTCGATACAACAGCCGGCACAGCCCTGACAGGACACCCGCATACCAGATGCTTCGTCGTCAATCGGTATCAATCCGCGGCCGACATCGGTGACTTCCTCCAAACAGTCGAACGCACTCAGACAGCCAGCAGATTCCCCTGACCGTCTCGACAGTTCCAGAAGGGAGTACAACACTTACCCGCCTCGCTTGCTAACGGTACCGTATGGGCCGAAGCACCTGCGACGGCTGTGGTCGACCGGTCTCGATCGCCGGCGGCATCGCCAACCTCTGGACGTTCGGCGACCGCGACGGAAGCGACGGCTCCGCGATGACCCTCGAGTTCGAGGACGGCTCGAGTCATCTGCTTTGTTATCCATGTATCGAGGCCCTGCCGGAGAATCCGACTGCCGCGGACCTCGAGGAACTGGACAACGGAGAGAACTATAGGGATTAGCAGGGCAAGCCATAGTTTTGCTTCAATCGTGCCTAGAGTTTTACAGAAATGTGGTGATGAATACAGGGCGCGAGTGTTGCACGATTGCCCGGTCAATTTAAGACTGCTGTGATCGGTTAGTGGAAGATAGGCAGTTACCGAATGGGTATCGATCTAATCGAACTATGTCAAATGTCGCTTCAATTAAAATCCGGAAAGTAGCATACGTTTGCGGCGACAATTTCGAACATACAACTACTCGATCCGAACGGTCACTCGCCGCCGTCGAGATCGGCGTTCCATCCGTCCTGCAATCGGGCTCCCAACTCAAAAGGGCCATCGAGTGAATACCCTGCGTCTTTGCCGCGGTCGTCTGTGACGAATTCACCTCGTGCTGTAACTACTCCCGACCGGTCGACGCGGACGAACGATTCGTCCATGTGCGTCGTCAGACCGAGTCCACTACTCTCACTGTGGCTACCGTCTGCAAGTAGGCCGTACCGTACCTCGCCGAGGGGGGTCGCGTTCGGATCGACGAGTGCCATCTGCTCGAACACCCGGTAGGTCTGTCTTTCCCGTTGTATCCCGAGTCGCCGACGGAGCGGTTGTATGGACAACTCGTCGCCAATCATTGCAATGCTGAGTTCGAAGAACGTCGGTGGTGCGGCCGGGTCGCCGGGTGGTTGAATTTCGCCGCCGAATCCAGACACAGACAGTTCGTACGTCTCACCGCCGATGCTGAGGATGGCTTCCCCTCGATTGTCAGGGACGGCTACGTCCGCGTGTTTCGTTGCCCATCCTTCGGACGGATCGATGTCCAGTTCGATTGGATCTACGTCGTTGTCTCCGACAGCCTGGTCGTCCCCAGTATGGCTACTGTTCTCATCGTCGTCGCTGTCTCCGTCAGACTGTTCGTCCCCTGAACGGCCACTGTTCTCATCGTCGTCGGTGTCTCCGTCGTCACCTCCCGTACAACCTGCAATACTT comes from the Natronosalvus amylolyticus genome and includes:
- a CDS encoding 4Fe-4S dicluster domain-containing protein translates to MAIDPQFNENREKVGEENGVAVWGPIDEPEQLGIRGTHVAVDYDICIADGACLEDCPVDVFSWVDTPGHPESERKAEPTKEAQCIDCMLCVDVCPVDAIDVDAGRTA
- a CDS encoding DUF6757 family protein; translation: MNCHYCDQEAAFAAESDGLRVGLCEEHFRERLQELAEADGLETLKEQVNVDRAE
- a CDS encoding PHP domain-containing protein, encoding MPYADLHVHTTRSDGSLALSDVPAVARRADVSVVAITDHDRIQPFDGPLIEREGVTIVHGIELRVETETGQRIDLLGYGVQATDALTAEVERIQRNRIERGRAIVENVESRLEIDLNLDVETGFGRPHVARAIDAHPDTEYDYEGAFDHLIGNDGPCFVPRDVCPFDAGREILSEACSVVSLAHPLRYPDPEHALELTEKLDAVEREYAYGGPVDLTPVDRAIERHDLLVTGGSDAHDDRLGLAGLSRNAYDALELPSP
- a CDS encoding DUF5789 family protein, which gives rise to MLRNRTGERIDAHQYPATTAELIEAYGEERLELPNGSERIADVLGRLESETFESADDARMAVYSAVSNKAVGRVGYSDRDPTPLGSPYAPEPMSF
- a CDS encoding cupredoxin domain-containing protein, with amino-acid sequence MHTNESGATSGTVRFDRRSVVQAIGAGAVLATLGTGSVLAGDDEERDETDGTDESENDSWVDRSGDDVHPVFGFSALTGDVEFPVEPDHTVDAYIAPRDDREIPEFYFEPTGLALEPGETVQFQLVTPHHSVTAFHPALGIQQRVPDGVPPFSSPVLPVGASWLYTFEEPGVYDVHCGPHELFGHVARLVVGEASGPGAEPIPEMANGHGNSNDENGNNGGGNDENGNNGDGNHENGNDENGADEDESGEAENGPPEPRPPVGAAVTVLNDPALEPDRILEEGQVSWDEIDDANKAIEL
- a CDS encoding DUF5784 family protein, producing MARPLRFRYSPQSWSEQRVRQEIFKPLDSNLGARDAGPWYAIGGSWDTHRFEMANGDLALFARSGNEAYWMGNTETPSSLWRTDKVDWETVPYQVSRWAQRELLATLHERDPWLADYPYISWFFLPVFMSKDGRESTRAFFREHAAGFPDASRRETTRFIENILQTGALDDYRHVMAGKLGTSSHVDRVRMSAAMAEFIAAKILVDADYEITPEIEVATGHSLDYRAVDPTANTNVLVEVTRPQPPANRAAAGPVAAVRDTAETKTSGQLANHGGGATLFVDCSSFPDDAWAMVRGEQPDVRHRPAVVYRTRPNGHVEGYRKGSVPLALEDVISFVG
- a CDS encoding DUF5786 family protein; its protein translation is MSMGAYDEDEHERRERQASKVDADFDDERTIHHGKIEYDSGDSTDALLDTFREIKSN
- a CDS encoding YkgJ family cysteine cluster protein, which codes for MRVSCQGCAGCCIDWRPLLEGTSQSDTGDAHDETTHKREPRRRAALDDVYNLVPLSRDDVREMLEAGYGDVLVPRLWAADSSDDSVSIDGYELAAIGGRPVFFVGLAKPPKPVAPFDRAEPAWLPSCVFLDPTTLQCRIHGKDHYPEECAEYPAHNVALEHETECERVESAFGGTRLLRDDDDSSDETPSSEPKSGVDTPFQTVEVDEGAVDGLLLGPQAIGQKLFVHPGPDELEGRIERLAAGEPTVEDRATFVAVAAGSAPGTVALSEPHRERAYESVLAADSWAGKAIDEWGRVAADEPPDPALAAALENARGAPETFGW
- a CDS encoding DUF7561 family protein, which produces MGRSTCDGCGRPVSIAGGIANLWTFGDRDGSDGSAMTLEFEDGSSHLLCYPCIEALPENPTAADLEELDNGENYRD